From Bacillota bacterium, the proteins below share one genomic window:
- a CDS encoding AAA family ATPase: MKVHRLQLTNFRQYTELDLTFEDGITAIIGANGSGKSTLLEAICWSLYGSDALRSKVEEVRPLFLSLLDGGSQRGRGTNPKAVLTFSLGGTTYEIERTAQGARLYRLQSEREPLADGTTAVNSMVQRLLGGMTYRQFLTSFFAQQGELDFLNFDRARRREEVLRMLGLERVTRSVKWMDAELAKGRAELQGKQSLPVSPEEAKARLERAREELQTARAEWREAERTLEKAKADWERRKPIAEQWQAKKTAYDSLQTQVKLLEQTIQTRQEELSRLQGELSEAQTARARLEELRPQGERYKQVREQLRQLDDLQRYEQRRAELRVHIENLTVQIKEKETQLAQAEAELSRVQSQREELNVQEQRVQELEQKAKQAEDLQRKLEQMDSLKLAVQKQLSALDAQIASLHRQLKQIEQQIASTKGIDTEVQRTGTLVHEAEARVRELEAELGRLEKQRASAIASADAEAKSVQQQMREIERRRQNVEALGPDGECPVCTRRLGEEYASVVKHFDMELQEAEKRLQAALSRKAEAERDTEAIEQCRANLEEARTDLQQYREQLARLQEQIRQRDGWLQEVQNLRQQMDELSQQREQVASTYNAQEHEQIRRQVDLLQPIVGQATAERQVWLDRLSRWQRESAQVQDTVKQLRTALEHFTKSMRTAEAEMQQLPSGYDAALHEQLRKELVDLQPAWDEALRLYAIAKRLDSLQTRHSELQSALQSASEHLEQTRQRLRELAYDEQEYQHVMSQFEQCESVLRDAETQVRVLQERVQQREGQVATLEEQWQRLQEHLRELHELQRAVRRDETVRNWLRSFADLLNGEVVPELQERAGELLNLLTDGRYTQLQITEEFEFTLYDEDRPKPIISGGEEDIVNLSLRLAMAEMICERSGQPLGLLVLDEVFGSLDADRRENTLQLLRRLRDRFEQIIIISHIEEIQAGADRVLHVEYNPSLHRSTVREMDLLQTVDILSEEPSLIMATSEAVSQGWGGLFDV, translated from the coding sequence ATGAAGGTGCATCGTTTACAGCTCACCAATTTCCGACAGTATACGGAGCTGGATCTGACCTTTGAAGACGGCATTACCGCCATTATCGGGGCAAACGGTTCGGGCAAAAGCACCCTGCTGGAGGCAATCTGCTGGTCGTTGTACGGGTCGGATGCGCTGCGCAGCAAGGTAGAGGAGGTGCGCCCGTTGTTTCTGAGCCTGCTGGATGGTGGCTCCCAGAGAGGCAGAGGCACGAACCCGAAGGCGGTGCTGACCTTCTCACTGGGTGGCACTACCTACGAAATCGAGCGCACAGCGCAGGGAGCGCGTCTGTATCGCCTGCAATCGGAGCGGGAACCACTTGCGGACGGCACCACGGCAGTCAACAGCATGGTGCAGCGGTTGCTTGGCGGCATGACCTATCGCCAGTTCCTCACCTCGTTCTTCGCACAGCAGGGCGAGCTGGATTTCCTGAACTTCGACAGGGCGCGTCGGCGCGAGGAAGTACTGCGGATGCTGGGACTGGAACGCGTTACCCGCAGTGTGAAGTGGATGGACGCCGAGCTGGCGAAGGGGCGTGCGGAGCTGCAGGGCAAACAATCACTGCCTGTCAGTCCCGAGGAGGCAAAGGCACGGCTGGAGCGGGCGAGGGAGGAGCTGCAGACGGCGCGCGCTGAGTGGCGAGAGGCTGAGCGGACACTGGAGAAGGCAAAAGCGGACTGGGAGCGCCGGAAGCCAATTGCCGAGCAGTGGCAGGCAAAAAAGACAGCTTACGACAGCCTGCAAACACAGGTGAAGCTACTGGAGCAAACCATCCAGACCCGCCAGGAAGAGCTGAGCCGACTGCAGGGTGAGCTGTCCGAGGCACAGACAGCCCGCGCGCGCCTGGAGGAGCTGCGTCCGCAGGGAGAACGATACAAACAGGTGCGCGAACAACTGCGCCAGCTGGATGACCTGCAGCGATATGAGCAACGTCGCGCCGAGCTGCGGGTACATATAGAGAACCTGACAGTACAGATAAAGGAAAAAGAAACCCAGCTTGCGCAGGCGGAGGCGGAACTATCCCGTGTGCAGAGCCAAAGAGAGGAACTGAACGTTCAGGAGCAGCGCGTGCAGGAACTGGAGCAAAAGGCGAAGCAGGCAGAAGACCTTCAACGCAAGCTCGAGCAGATGGATAGCCTTAAACTGGCTGTGCAGAAGCAGTTATCGGCGCTGGACGCGCAAATCGCCTCTCTGCACAGGCAACTGAAGCAGATAGAGCAGCAGATTGCGTCCACAAAGGGAATCGACACCGAGGTGCAGCGCACGGGTACGCTGGTGCACGAGGCGGAGGCGCGCGTGCGGGAACTGGAAGCCGAACTGGGGCGTTTGGAGAAACAACGTGCCAGCGCCATCGCCAGTGCAGATGCCGAAGCGAAAAGCGTGCAACAGCAAATGCGGGAGATAGAGCGACGTCGCCAGAACGTGGAAGCACTGGGACCCGATGGCGAGTGTCCTGTCTGCACCCGCCGTTTGGGCGAGGAGTACGCCAGTGTGGTGAAGCACTTTGACATGGAACTGCAGGAGGCGGAGAAGCGGTTGCAGGCGGCGCTGAGCCGCAAGGCAGAGGCAGAACGCGATACCGAGGCTATTGAACAGTGCAGGGCAAACCTGGAGGAGGCGCGTACCGACCTGCAGCAATATCGTGAGCAGCTCGCGCGATTGCAGGAGCAGATTCGCCAGCGGGATGGCTGGCTGCAGGAGGTACAGAACCTTCGCCAGCAAATGGATGAACTGTCGCAGCAGCGCGAACAGGTGGCGTCCACTTACAACGCCCAGGAGCACGAGCAGATACGTCGTCAAGTGGATCTACTGCAGCCCATTGTGGGTCAGGCAACGGCAGAGAGGCAGGTTTGGCTGGACCGCCTCAGCCGATGGCAGCGTGAAAGTGCGCAGGTACAGGACACGGTGAAGCAGCTGCGCACTGCGCTGGAACATTTTACGAAGTCGATGCGTACCGCCGAAGCCGAGATGCAGCAGCTACCGTCGGGCTACGATGCGGCACTCCATGAACAGCTGCGCAAAGAGCTGGTCGACCTGCAGCCGGCGTGGGATGAGGCGTTGCGATTGTACGCTATTGCAAAACGACTGGACAGCCTGCAGACGCGCCACAGCGAACTGCAGAGCGCTTTGCAATCTGCATCGGAGCATCTGGAGCAAACGCGCCAGAGATTGCGGGAACTGGCTTACGACGAGCAAGAGTACCAGCACGTCATGAGCCAGTTCGAGCAGTGCGAGAGCGTGCTGCGGGATGCCGAAACGCAGGTGCGCGTCCTGCAGGAACGGGTACAGCAGCGGGAGGGGCAGGTGGCTACCCTCGAGGAGCAATGGCAGCGCTTGCAGGAACATCTGCGCGAACTGCATGAGTTGCAACGCGCGGTGCGCCGCGATGAGACCGTGCGCAACTGGCTGCGCAGTTTTGCCGACCTGTTGAACGGTGAAGTGGTTCCGGAGTTACAGGAGCGCGCGGGTGAGCTCCTGAACTTGCTAACCGACGGGCGCTACACGCAACTGCAGATTACCGAAGAGTTCGAGTTCACGCTCTACGATGAAGACCGCCCCAAGCCCATCATTTCGGGTGGAGAAGAGGACATCGTGAATCTCAGCCTGCGCCTGGCAATGGCAGAGATGATATGCGAGCGTAGCGGTCAACCGTTAGGACTGCTGGTGCTGGACGAGGTGTTCGGCTCGCTGGATGCTGACCGCCGCGAAAATACCCTGCAGTTGCTGCGCCGCTTGCGTGACCGTTTCGAACAGATTATCATCATCTCGCATATCGAGGAGATACAGGCAGGCGCGGACCGCGTGTTGCATGTGGAGTACAATCCCAGTTTGCATCGCAGCACCGTGCGGGAGATGGACCTCTTACAGACCGTGGATATCCTGAGCGAGGAGCCTTCTTTGATAATGGCAACCTCTGAAGCCGTCTCGCAGGGGTGGGGAGGGCTGTTTGACGTCTGA
- a CDS encoding transcriptional regulator, with protein MPEVNMYGFQARRPKTERLLTLMKEIRQQEDLTPKRLAEKLGVSERTVYRYLRLLENNDLLAKRYSRRQRQYILEPQTSLEPIRFTPQEALALEIAASNPAIMQGSIFAKDLQSAMNKIRSMLDAATQREVDRLKQHVSIDTDTYANYFAFQTIMLTLQNAFALRRKVRIRYWAASTNQEEEIVIHPLHLTFREHHWYLLAFSERHGEVRLFRVSRIREAEMLPQKFRKPTRFDPDTWFERSWGVWGKTDEVIVKVKFSPRVAHIVRDTHGRRFYKMEMQPDGSMICIAETYGTKEISWWILSWGPDAEVLEPEYLRQEFAKMTQAMAALYAPQGTAATSGGM; from the coding sequence ATGCCCGAGGTGAACATGTATGGCTTCCAAGCCAGACGTCCCAAGACCGAGCGACTTCTGACATTGATGAAGGAAATCCGCCAGCAGGAGGACCTGACGCCCAAGCGATTGGCGGAAAAGCTGGGAGTGTCTGAACGCACGGTGTATCGCTACCTGCGGCTGCTCGAGAACAACGACTTGCTGGCAAAGCGCTACAGCCGAAGGCAAAGGCAGTACATTCTGGAGCCTCAGACCTCCCTGGAACCCATCCGGTTCACTCCGCAAGAGGCTCTCGCTCTGGAGATTGCGGCATCCAACCCTGCCATCATGCAGGGTAGTATCTTCGCCAAAGACCTGCAGAGCGCAATGAACAAAATCCGCTCCATGCTCGATGCCGCAACCCAGCGTGAGGTGGACCGGCTCAAACAGCACGTGAGCATCGACACCGACACCTACGCCAACTACTTTGCCTTCCAGACTATCATGCTCACGCTGCAAAACGCCTTCGCACTCAGACGTAAGGTGCGTATTCGTTACTGGGCTGCCTCTACCAATCAGGAGGAGGAAATCGTCATCCATCCGCTCCATCTCACCTTCCGTGAGCACCACTGGTATCTGCTTGCCTTCTCCGAGCGACACGGCGAGGTAAGGCTGTTCCGCGTGTCCCGCATCCGCGAGGCGGAGATGCTGCCCCAGAAGTTCCGCAAGCCCACTCGCTTTGACCCCGACACCTGGTTCGAGCGGTCGTGGGGTGTGTGGGGTAAGACCGACGAAGTCATCGTGAAGGTGAAGTTCTCGCCTCGTGTGGCGCATATCGTGCGCGACACGCATGGAAGGCGATTCTACAAGATGGAGATGCAACCGGACGGCAGCATGATTTGCATTGCGGAAACCTATGGCACCAAGGAAATCTCATGGTGGATACTGTCATGGGGACCCGATGCCGAGGTGCTGGAGCCGGAGTACTTGCGGCAGGAGTTTGCGAAGATGACGCAGGCGATGGCAGCGCTCTACGCTCCTCAGGGCACAGCCGCTACGTCCGGTGGGATGTAA
- the galT gene encoding galactose-1-phosphate uridylyltransferase, giving the protein MSELRWHPYLEQWVITATHRQERTFLPPKEYCPLCPTRPGSMETEVPYPDYEIVVFENRFPSLQRSAPEPAVEATPLTPVMPAQGVCEVVLYTPQHEGEMADLSVEQIAKLVEVWTDRFEELSSYPFVEYVLIFENKGKEIGVTIPHPHGQIYAYPFLPPLIEREILSARKYYEQFGKCLVCAVMEQELQDGRRLITRNEHFVAFVPFFARFPYEVHVVPVRHVGTLPEMSTEEHWSLAEMLSVVTRTLRNLWEMSIPYIMLLHQSPAREVNSPSYHFHVEFYPFNRTRDKLKYLAGSEQAGTFINDTLAEETAASLRESLARLQK; this is encoded by the coding sequence ATGTCGGAGCTGCGGTGGCATCCGTATCTGGAGCAGTGGGTGATTACGGCAACGCATCGTCAGGAACGCACTTTCCTGCCTCCGAAGGAGTATTGTCCGCTCTGTCCAACCCGACCGGGCAGCATGGAAACAGAGGTTCCCTATCCCGACTACGAGATTGTCGTCTTTGAGAACCGGTTCCCCTCACTCCAGCGCAGCGCACCGGAGCCTGCCGTCGAGGCTACCCCGCTGACCCCGGTCATGCCGGCACAGGGTGTGTGTGAGGTGGTGCTTTACACTCCTCAGCACGAGGGGGAGATGGCGGACCTGTCGGTGGAACAGATTGCAAAACTGGTGGAAGTTTGGACAGACCGTTTTGAGGAGTTGTCCAGCTATCCCTTCGTGGAGTACGTGTTGATTTTTGAGAATAAGGGCAAAGAGATTGGCGTGACGATTCCGCACCCGCATGGGCAGATATATGCCTATCCGTTCCTGCCTCCGTTGATCGAGAGGGAAATCCTGTCCGCGCGAAAGTATTATGAGCAGTTCGGCAAGTGTCTGGTTTGTGCGGTGATGGAGCAGGAGTTGCAGGATGGGCGAAGGCTTATCACCCGCAATGAGCATTTTGTAGCTTTTGTGCCCTTCTTTGCGCGGTTCCCCTACGAGGTGCATGTGGTACCCGTGCGCCACGTCGGTACCCTGCCCGAAATGAGCACGGAAGAGCACTGGTCGCTGGCGGAGATGCTCTCTGTGGTGACGCGCACGTTGCGCAATCTGTGGGAGATGTCCATCCCCTATATTATGCTGCTGCACCAGTCGCCGGCGCGAGAGGTGAATAGCCCCAGCTATCACTTCCATGTGGAGTTTTATCCCTTCAACCGTACTCGCGACAAACTGAAGTATCTGGCGGGTTCCGAGCAGGCTGGCACGTTTATCAACGATACTCTGGCGGAAGAGACTGCGGCGTCGCTGAGAGAATCTCTGGCGAGGTTGCAAAAATAA
- a CDS encoding deoxyribonuclease IV: MRLLGAHMPTTGGLHKAITSGHEIGCTAVQLFTTSPRQWRARPLSEEEIAAFDEARQQTGIDTIISHDSYLINLAAPDKDVLQRSREAFLDELRRAEALNIPWVVTHMGAYLNSSEEAGLATLGESVRFLLQQTEGLRVGIALETTAGQGTNLGYRFEHLARIIDMAGGSERIGVCFDTCHVFVAGYDIRTFEALSATLDEFDWIIGLQRLKVIHVNDAKKPLGSRVDRHEHIGEGELGLETFRILLHEPRIAHVPVILETPEPEKMHPVNLQRLKELLSSF, from the coding sequence ATGCGCTTACTGGGTGCGCACATGCCCACCACAGGTGGTCTTCATAAGGCGATTACTTCGGGTCATGAGATCGGATGCACCGCCGTTCAGCTGTTCACCACCAGCCCGCGCCAGTGGCGTGCGCGCCCTCTTTCCGAAGAGGAGATTGCCGCTTTTGATGAAGCACGCCAGCAGACAGGTATTGATACCATCATATCCCATGACTCCTATCTGATTAACCTCGCTGCTCCGGACAAGGATGTTCTGCAGCGTAGTCGCGAAGCCTTTCTGGACGAGCTGCGGAGGGCTGAAGCGCTGAACATCCCCTGGGTCGTCACACACATGGGTGCGTATCTCAACTCGTCGGAGGAGGCGGGTCTGGCGACACTGGGCGAAAGCGTGCGCTTTCTTCTCCAGCAAACCGAAGGTTTGCGCGTGGGTATCGCCCTGGAAACCACTGCCGGTCAGGGAACCAACCTGGGCTATCGCTTCGAGCATCTGGCTCGCATCATCGACATGGCAGGAGGCTCGGAGCGTATTGGAGTGTGCTTCGATACCTGTCATGTGTTCGTGGCTGGCTATGATATCCGTACCTTTGAGGCATTATCTGCCACGCTGGATGAGTTTGATTGGATTATCGGTCTGCAGCGGCTGAAGGTGATTCACGTCAACGACGCGAAGAAGCCTCTGGGAAGTCGTGTAGACCGCCACGAGCATATCGGCGAAGGTGAGCTTGGACTGGAGACTTTCCGCATCCTGTTGCACGAACCTCGCATCGCACACGTGCCGGTAATCCTCGAAACGCCGGAGCCCGAAAAAATGCATCCCGTCAACTTACAACGGCTGAAAGAGCTTCTCAGCAGCTTTTAG
- a CDS encoding Mrp/NBP35 family ATP-binding protein — protein sequence MSEHSITEQQVLDALRSVVDPDLHRDIVSLGFVKDVKICDGNVAFKIELTTPACPVKDLMKSQATQAVLQLPGVKSVNVEMTASTRSRSIGAEDLLPTVRQVVAVASGKGGVGKSTVAVNLAVALAQLGAKVGLLDADVYGPSVPLMMGTRETPPVINDKIIPIERYGVQMMSLGFLLPDDSAVIWRGPMVAGTVRQLLTDVEWGEKDYLIVDLPPGTGDASITLSQSVPITGVVIVMTPQDVAFTIAGKAVAMFRKMEETLRRPIPILGIIENMSGFACPHCGQVTSVFAGKGAKYAADKLQVPFLGSIPLDPNISVSGDEGVPAVVAHPESAQAKAFREIAQALAAQCSIHSMADHTLLRDIPYMERG from the coding sequence ATGAGTGAGCATTCCATCACCGAGCAACAGGTTCTGGATGCGCTTCGTTCAGTCGTAGACCCTGACCTGCACCGTGATATCGTCAGCCTCGGCTTTGTGAAAGACGTGAAGATATGCGACGGCAACGTGGCTTTCAAGATAGAGCTGACCACCCCTGCCTGTCCCGTCAAGGACCTGATGAAATCACAGGCTACTCAGGCGGTATTGCAGCTTCCCGGCGTCAAGTCAGTCAACGTGGAGATGACCGCCAGCACGCGTTCTCGCAGCATCGGGGCTGAGGACCTGCTGCCGACCGTTCGGCAGGTGGTGGCGGTTGCCAGCGGCAAAGGTGGTGTCGGTAAGAGCACCGTAGCGGTCAACCTCGCGGTCGCTCTGGCGCAGCTGGGCGCGAAGGTCGGATTGCTGGATGCCGATGTATATGGCCCGTCGGTTCCGCTGATGATGGGCACCCGTGAAACTCCTCCTGTTATCAACGACAAAATCATCCCCATCGAGCGCTACGGCGTGCAAATGATGTCGCTGGGGTTCTTGTTGCCCGACGATAGTGCCGTCATCTGGCGCGGTCCCATGGTCGCAGGCACGGTCAGGCAGCTGCTGACCGACGTGGAATGGGGAGAGAAAGACTACCTGATTGTAGACCTGCCTCCGGGAACAGGTGATGCCTCCATCACACTCTCGCAGTCCGTACCCATAACTGGCGTTGTCATCGTTATGACCCCTCAAGACGTGGCATTCACTATCGCGGGAAAGGCGGTAGCCATGTTCCGCAAGATGGAAGAAACTCTCCGGCGGCCTATACCCATACTGGGTATTATTGAGAACATGTCGGGCTTTGCCTGCCCACATTGCGGTCAGGTCACCTCTGTTTTTGCCGGTAAGGGCGCAAAATACGCTGCGGATAAACTGCAAGTACCGTTCCTCGGCTCCATCCCGCTGGACCCGAACATCTCCGTCAGCGGGGACGAAGGTGTGCCTGCAGTGGTAGCGCACCCCGAGTCCGCACAGGCGAAAGCCTTCCGCGAGATTGCACAGGCGCTGGCGGCACAGTGCAGCATTCACAGCATGGCAGACCATACGCTCCTGCGCGATATACCGTATATGGAGAGGGGCTAG
- a CDS encoding L-fucose/L-arabinose isomerase family protein yields the protein MVQLPRIKLGLIAANRGFFSDELAAKMRNETITAMREAGIEVVVPDESMTKLGCVETLKEAYIAGKLFREQGVDGIVVAAVNFGDEQGVAAAIKTADLNVPIYIFGCQEEEVLTPSTPRRDSFCGLLSIGEALRQLGVEYTVGRVPILFPREEAFKKDILRFAAVCRVVNGIRKARYGQIGARPDAFWTCRFDEKMLQRLGPTVVTLDLSEAIAAVQRMDPESAEVQQKMQQIAQYADAKGVPAEVVNKMARFELFVERFIEEKGLDALAIQCWTSIQMNLGICTCTTMSRLGDRGIPCACESDIMGTLSMHAALLASGAPATLADWNNLHNEDPELANLWHCGVYPTTFAKTPPRIGVQEIIATTTGRDNATGVIEFEVKEGPVTLCRITQSADGEWKAALAQGTIEENRAKTFGAYGWCRIPGLQRFYRDVLCRHFPHHVAMTLGSVGDVLWEALGNYFGMDVYAPDAASGVWTPEPPFWSD from the coding sequence ATGGTACAACTTCCGCGCATAAAACTTGGACTAATCGCCGCAAACCGCGGTTTCTTCAGCGACGAGCTCGCCGCGAAGATGCGCAATGAGACCATTACCGCGATGCGCGAAGCAGGCATCGAAGTGGTCGTGCCAGATGAAAGCATGACCAAACTGGGTTGTGTGGAAACCCTGAAGGAGGCATACATCGCGGGCAAACTCTTCCGTGAGCAAGGCGTAGACGGTATTGTGGTCGCGGCGGTGAACTTCGGCGATGAGCAAGGCGTGGCCGCTGCTATCAAAACCGCCGACCTGAACGTGCCGATTTACATCTTCGGATGCCAGGAAGAGGAAGTGCTTACACCCAGTACCCCACGCCGCGACTCGTTCTGCGGGCTGCTCTCGATCGGGGAGGCGCTGCGTCAGCTGGGTGTGGAGTACACGGTAGGACGGGTGCCCATCCTGTTCCCTCGCGAAGAAGCGTTCAAGAAGGACATCCTGCGCTTTGCCGCCGTGTGCCGCGTGGTCAACGGTATTCGCAAGGCGCGATATGGGCAGATTGGTGCGCGTCCGGATGCTTTCTGGACATGCCGCTTCGACGAGAAGATGCTCCAGCGTTTGGGACCGACGGTGGTCACTCTGGACTTGTCCGAGGCAATCGCTGCTGTCCAGCGCATGGACCCCGAAAGCGCGGAGGTGCAGCAGAAGATGCAACAGATTGCCCAGTACGCGGATGCCAAGGGCGTGCCTGCAGAGGTAGTGAACAAGATGGCGCGCTTCGAGCTGTTTGTGGAGCGCTTCATCGAAGAGAAGGGGCTGGACGCACTGGCAATCCAGTGCTGGACATCGATCCAGATGAACCTGGGCATCTGTACCTGCACCACAATGAGCCGACTGGGAGACCGGGGCATCCCATGCGCGTGCGAGTCGGACATTATGGGCACGCTGTCCATGCACGCCGCACTGCTGGCATCCGGCGCACCGGCTACCCTTGCCGACTGGAACAATCTGCACAACGAAGACCCCGAGCTGGCGAACCTGTGGCACTGCGGCGTGTATCCCACCACTTTCGCCAAGACACCTCCGCGCATCGGCGTACAGGAGATTATCGCCACCACGACCGGGCGTGATAACGCGACCGGAGTGATCGAGTTCGAGGTGAAAGAGGGACCGGTCACCCTGTGCCGTATCACGCAGAGCGCAGATGGCGAGTGGAAAGCGGCGCTGGCACAAGGTACGATTGAGGAGAACCGTGCGAAGACCTTTGGGGCGTATGGATGGTGCCGCATTCCCGGCTTGCAGCGATTCTACAGAGACGTGCTGTGTCGGCACTTCCCGCACCATGTGGCAATGACGCTGGGCTCCGTGGGCGATGTGCTGTGGGAGGCTCTGGGCAACTATTTCGGCATGGACGTGTATGCGCCCGACGCCGCCTCCGGTGTCTGGACGCCTGAACCGCCGTTCTGGAGCGATTGA
- a CDS encoding exonuclease SbcCD subunit D: protein MAQVLTVAHISDTHLGYRSLSKEDARTGVNQREVDVYHAFAHAMKAIQEASPDLVLITGDLFDKKVPSIWSLRRAFRVLRTVQEARGGKPLIILGGNHDTPRTRESSAVFPLFEEIPGIKSVYGMPQWVHLPDLSTAVFCIPAAGVVQLVEQNLQPEPDPRFVFNILAVHGILQGMFNYDYTPFFLPMSRVLDERWDYIALGDYHDFRKVARNAAYAGATEFTTTNIWSENREKGWVWVEIEKGKHLAIRHQPVPTRRVVSLPDVDTLQCASTEEAIEKILAEARLEDTANALVRVRILNLPYSERARVHRAIVEGMENAFHVQVDFRAAPRISPSAGGQTSETGVAQPIEERWRQFVEEHKGELPVEIGAEEVISRGLQALGAVGEGVSA from the coding sequence ATGGCACAGGTATTGACTGTTGCCCATATCAGTGATACCCACCTGGGGTATCGTTCCCTGTCTAAGGAAGATGCTAGAACGGGAGTGAACCAGCGCGAGGTAGACGTGTATCACGCTTTTGCCCATGCGATGAAGGCGATACAGGAGGCGTCTCCTGACCTCGTGCTGATTACCGGGGACCTTTTCGATAAGAAGGTGCCGAGCATCTGGTCATTGCGGCGGGCGTTTCGAGTGTTGCGCACGGTTCAGGAAGCACGCGGCGGCAAGCCGCTCATCATCTTGGGGGGGAACCATGATACCCCTCGCACGCGCGAAAGCAGTGCGGTCTTCCCGCTATTCGAGGAGATACCCGGTATCAAATCCGTGTACGGAATGCCGCAGTGGGTGCATCTGCCTGACCTTTCGACAGCGGTGTTTTGCATACCCGCTGCTGGTGTCGTGCAACTGGTAGAACAGAACCTGCAGCCAGAGCCTGACCCGCGGTTCGTTTTTAACATACTCGCAGTGCACGGTATCCTGCAGGGAATGTTCAACTACGATTACACGCCCTTCTTCCTGCCGATGTCGCGCGTGCTGGATGAGCGGTGGGACTACATTGCGCTCGGCGATTATCACGACTTTCGCAAAGTGGCGCGCAACGCGGCGTATGCCGGTGCGACAGAGTTCACCACCACCAACATCTGGAGCGAGAACCGCGAGAAGGGCTGGGTGTGGGTGGAGATCGAGAAGGGCAAGCATCTTGCTATCCGTCACCAACCGGTTCCAACGCGCCGGGTGGTCAGTCTGCCCGATGTGGACACCCTGCAATGCGCCTCCACAGAAGAGGCGATAGAGAAGATACTGGCAGAAGCCAGGCTGGAAGATACCGCCAATGCGCTGGTGCGGGTGCGCATCCTGAACCTGCCCTACTCGGAGCGTGCGAGGGTGCATCGCGCCATCGTGGAGGGAATGGAGAATGCTTTCCACGTACAGGTGGATTTTCGCGCGGCTCCGCGCATCTCACCCTCTGCGGGCGGACAAACATCGGAAACAGGTGTAGCCCAACCCATCGAGGAACGCTGGCGACAGTTTGTTGAGGAACACAAAGGCGAGCTGCCTGTGGAAATCGGCGCGGAGGAGGTCATCTCTCGTGGACTGCAGGCTCTGGGCGCGGTAGGTGAGGGGGTATCCGCATGA